A region from the Canis lupus familiaris isolate Mischka breed German Shepherd chromosome 3, alternate assembly UU_Cfam_GSD_1.0, whole genome shotgun sequence genome encodes:
- the F2RL2 gene encoding proteinase-activated receptor 3, with the protein MKALIFVAAGLMLLSPIFCQSGMENDVHNLAEPTLPIKTFRGAPSNSFEEFPLSAIEGWTEGTTTTIKFKCPEESVSNLQVNNATMGYLRSSLSTKLIPAIYILVFVVGVPANVVTLWRLFFRTRSICMTIFYTNLAIADFLFCVTLPFKIAYHLNGNNWVFGEVMCRATTVIFYGNMYCSILLLACISISRYLAIVHPFTYRVLPKRYYAFLTCGFVWATVFLYMLPFFILKQEYYLVQQDIKTCHDVHNTCESSSPFQLYYFISLAFFGFLIPFVVIIYCYTAIIQTLNAYDDRWLCYVKASLLVLVIFTICFAPSNIILIIHHANYYYNNTDGLYFIYLIALCLGSLNSCLDPLLYFLMSKIIDHSTVYLTMVKSS; encoded by the exons ATGAAAGCCCTCATCTTTGTAGCTGCTGGACTGATGCTTCTGTCACCCATTTTTTGTCAAAGCG GCATGGAAAATGACGTACACAACTTGGCAGAACCGACCTTACCTATCAAGACCTTCCGTGGGGCTCCCTCAAATTCTTTTGAAGAGTTCCCCCTTTCTGCCATAGAAGGCTGGACAGAAGGAACTACCACAACTATAAAATTTAAGTGTCCTGAAGAAAGTGTTTCAAATCTTCAGGTGAATAATGCTACCATGGGGTACCTGAGAAGCTCCTTAAGTACCAAACTGATACCTGCCATCTACATCCTGGTGTTTGTCGTAGGTGTGCCAGCCAATGTGGTGACCCTGTGGAGGCTCTTCTTCAGGACCAGATCCATCTGTATGACCATCTTCTACACCAACTTGGCCATTGCAGACTTTCTTTTTTGTGTCACACTGCCATTTAAGATAGCTTATCACCTCAATGGGAACAACTGGGTATTTGGAGAAGTCATGTGCCGGGCCACCACAGTCATCTTCTATGGCAACATGTATTGCTCCATTCTGCTCCTCGCCTGCATTAGTATCAGCCGCTACCTAGCCATTGTCCATCCTTTTACTTACCGAGTGCTGCCCAAGCGTTACTATGCCTTCCTAACGTGTGGATTTGTGTGGGCAACAGTTTTCTTATACATGCTGCCATTCTTCATCCTGAAGCAAGAGTATTATCTTGTCCAGCAAGACATCAAAACCTGCCATGATGTCCACAACACATGCGAGTCCTCGTCTCCCTTCCAACTCTACTACTTCATCTCCTTGGCATTCTTTGGATTCTTAATTCCCTTTGTGGTCATTATCTACTGCTATACAGCCATCATTCAGACACTTAATGCCTATGATGACAGATGGTTGTGCTATGTTAAGGCGAGTCTCCTTGTTCTTGTGATTTTTACCATTTGCTTTGCTCCAAGCAATATTATACTTATTATTCACCATGCCAACTACTACTACAACAACACTGATGGCTTATATTTTATCTATCTCATAGCTTTGTGCCTTGGGAGCCTAAATAGTTGCCTAGATCCACTCCTTTATTTTCTAATGTCAAAAATCATAGATCACTCCACCGTTTACCTTACAATGGTGAAATCATCTTAG